The following are encoded in a window of Thunnus albacares chromosome 17, fThuAlb1.1, whole genome shotgun sequence genomic DNA:
- the wipi2 gene encoding WD repeat domain phosphoinositide-interacting protein 2, which yields MNLASQSGDAGGSQLLFANFNQDNTSLAVGTKSGYKFFSLSSVDKLEQIYECTDTEDVCIVERLFSSSLVAIVSLKAPRKLKVCHFKKGTEICNYSYSNTILAVKLNRQRLIVCLEESLYIHNIRDMKVLHTIRETPPNPSGLCALSISNDNCYLAYPGSATIGEVQVFDTVNLRAANMIPAHDSPLAALAFDASGTKLATASEKGTVIRVFSIPEGQKLFEFRRGVKRCVSICSLAFSMEGLYLSASSNTETVHIFKLETQKEKYVPAEEPTTWGGYLGKVLMASTTYLPSQVTEMFTQGRAFATVRLPFCGHKNICALAVIQKIPRLLVAAADGYLYLYNLDPQEGGECTLMKQHRLDGSAEPPNEILEQGSHDRPLVAQTYSAAVTKGYCEEQGAVGGAGLEDDLNDLRLEEENEQPPLILETD from the exons ATGAACTTGGCCAGTCAAAGCGGGGACGCCGGCGGAAGCCAGCTCCTTTTCGCCAACTTTAACCAGGACAACAC GTCCTTAGCTGTTGGCACCAAATCAGGATACAAGTTTTTCTCCCTGTCCTCTGTGGACAAATTGGAGCAGATATATGAATGTA CGGACACGGAGGATGTGTGTATTGTGGAGCGTCTGTTCTCCAGCAGCCTGGTGGCCATCGTCAGCCTGAAGGCCCCCAGGAAGCTCAAAGTCTGTCACTTCAAGAAGGGAACTGAGATCTGCAACTACTCCTATTCCAACACCATACTGGCTGTCAAACTCAACAGACAG AGGCTGATAGTGTGTCTGGAGGAGTCGCTGTACATTCACAACATCCGAGACATGAAAGTGCTGCACACTATCAGAGAGACTCCACCCAACCCGTCAG GACTGTGTGCCCTCTCCATCAGCAATGATAACTGTTACCTGGCGTACCCGGGCAGTGCCACAATAGGAGAAGTCCAGGTGTTTGACACAGTCAACCTG CGAGCAGCTAATATGATTCCAGCCCACGACAGCCCATTAGCGGCTCTGGCTTTTGATGCCAGTGGAACCAAACTGGCCACAGCCTCAGAGAAG GGCACAGTCATCCGTGTCTTCTCAATTCCAGAGGGACAGAAGCTCTTTGAGTTTCGGCGAGGAGTCAAGAG GTGTGTGAGCATCTGTTCGTTGGCGTTCAGTATGGAAGGCCTTTACCTGTCGGCCTCCAGCAACACAGAGACGGTCCACATCTTCAAATTAGAGACGCAGAAGGAGAAGTATGT gccgGCAGAGGAGCCCACCACATGGGGAGGGTACCTGGGCAAGGTCCTGATGGCATCCACCACCTACCTGCCTTCCCAGGTGACAGAAATGTTCACCCAAGGGCGAGCCTTCGCTACCGTACGTCTGCCCTTCTGTGGACATAAGAACATCTGCGCCTTAGCTGT CATTCAGAAGATTCCCAGGTTGTTGGTAGCAGCAGCCGATGGCTACCTGTATCTGTACAACCTGGATCCACAAGAAGGAGGGGAATGCACACTTATGAAGCagcacag ATTAGATGGCAGTGCTGAACCACCCAATGAGATCCTTGAGCAGGGGTCACATGATCGCCCTCTTGTGGCCCAAACCTACAGTGCCGCTGTCACTAAAG GTTACTGCGAAGAGCAGGGCGCCGTGGGAGGGGCGGGGCTAGAAGATGACCTCAACGACTTACGTTTAGAGGAAGAGAACGAGCAGCCACCACTCATCCTTGAAACTGACTGA
- the mmd2a gene encoding monocyte to macrophage differentiation factor 2a — protein MDLKKTKFGRFMNCRVPASKRYQPTEYEHAANCATHGFWILPSLLGGSVLYFLSVDQWHRVAAWLYGSGLTGLFVTSTLFHTATWKISHLRKVEQRFHMCDRMAIYFFIAASYSPWLMLRELGPWACHMRWLIWVMACIGSMYVFFFHERYKLVELLGYVAMGAVPALVILSMVDRAGVCELAVGGVFYVVGVVFFKSDGLVPFAHAIWHLFVAIGASIHYYAIWRYLYVPGPLLQTSS, from the exons ATGGACTTGAAGAAGACAAAATTTGGAAG GTTCATGAACTGCAGGGTGCCAGCCAGTAAGAGATACCAGCCTACTGAATACGAACATGCTGCAAACTGTGCCACACACGGG TTCTGGATCCTCCCGAGTCTCTTGGGTGGGTCTGTCCTTTACTTCCTATCTGTGGACCAATGGCATCGTGTTGCTGCCTGGCTCTATGGGAGCGGTCTCACCGGCCTGTTTGTTACCTCAACACTCTTCCACACCGCTACTTGGAAAATCAGCCACCtccg GAAGGTGGAGCAGCGTTTCCACATGTGTGACAGAATGGCCATTTACTTCTTCATCGCAGCCTCCTACTCTCCCTG GTTGATGCTGAGGGAGCTTGGGCCCTGGGCGTGTCACATGCGCTGGCTGATCTGGGTCATGGCTTGCATAGGATCCATGTATGTCTTCTTTTTCCATGAGAG GTACAAGCTGGTAGAGTTGCTGGGATATGTGGCCATGGGAGCTGTTCCTGCTTTGGTCATCCTGTCCATG GTGGACcgtgcaggtgtgtgtgaaCTGGCTGTGGGAGGTGTCTTCTATGTGGTGGGCGTGGTCTTCTTCAAGAGCGATGGCCTTGTTCCATTCGCCCACGCCATCTGGCACCTTTTCGTTGCAATAGGAGCAAGCATTCACTATTACGCCATCTGGAGGTACCTGTACGTACCCGGACCTCTGCTACAGACATCGAG CTAA